A window of Anaerolineae bacterium genomic DNA:
CATTGGATAGATCGGGCCAAGCGAACTCATGTTGAGGATGTCCTGGTCAGCTGAGGCCTGGAAGTAGCGGCCATTATAAAGCTGATCCTGGGTCTTTTTCAGACCCTCGGCCACGGTCGCGCAGCGCCGGGTGAATTCCGATTCCAGGCCGAGTAAGCGCGCCGCTTCGGCGCAGTGGCGCAGGATGGCGATCGTTGCCGCCAGGTTCATGCCGTCGTTGCGCACCTTTTCCGGACTTTCGTGTACGCCGACCTGATAGCCGACTTCGTACCCCTGCTCGGTGGTGGTGACAATGCAGTTCAGGTAGAAGCGGGCCAGCCCTTCCAGGATGGGGTAGAACTCCTGCAGCATGGCGTGATCTTGCGTGTAGTCATAGTAACCCCAGATTTCGTTGGCATAGGAGCCATTATTGTGAATCTGGTACTTCATGTGCAAGAGCGCGCCATACGCCTTGCGCCCGTCATGGGTGATCTCCCAGTCCCACTTGAGGCCATCGCAGCCGAATTCTTCCCGTGCATGGCGGCGGGCATGGTCAATCGTGCGCTGGAAGAAGCGGCAGCCTTCCAGCGCCTCATGGCGGTGGTTCGCTTCCAGCAGGGCGCGCTGGAGGAAGTACGAGTCCCAGAAGATATGCGACGACCAGGTGCGACGCAGGTTGTTAACCGGCAGACCACCAGACTCGCGGTTTTGCATCGCCTTGAAGTGGTACATGCTGGCGTTGTAGAAGTACTGGAATTGCGGATCGGGGATCGTGATATTCGACACAGCGAAGTATGCGCGCCAGAAGGCCAGATGCTCCTCACGCAATGCATCATAGCCCCGCGCGATCTGCCGGTCGATAATCGCCGGATCCAGTGCGCCTTGCCGGTTATCGATGATGGCAAAGTACTTGGTCACCTCAGTGGCGCGCACCGTCAGCGAACGGTTAAGCCCTTCTTCGCCCAGCCGGGCAGTGTCGTCCGCCAGCCGCAACAGCATGATCCCCTGCGTTTCGCCGAGGTCGTAGCGGATTTGAGGGGCGTGCTCAAGAGCCTCAACCGCGTAGAACGGATCGCTGTCCCACCCTTCCTCGATCCACACGCCGGGTCCCATCCAGGCGCGGAACTCCACCTCCTGGCTGAAGGTATAGTGTTCGACCAGCAGAGATTGCGTTGGGTGAAGCCAGGTGACGACCTCGCCGGTGACAGGGCCGTAGTCCACCCGCGTATAGAGCGTGCCCTCCTGGGGGACAAAGCGCTGCTGGCTGGCCTGCAACTCAAGCGGCTGCCCGTCGACCAGCACCTCATACCAGGTATGGCCCAGCGGCGCAACATCATACCAGCCAGACCCAGCGGCGTGTTCCAGGGGCCTGTCCACCGGCCAGCGCCCCGCAGGCAGCACCAGTTTGTCTTCGGGGTAATAGCGGTCGGCTTTGTACCAGTAACAACGGTCTACGCCGACTTTATCCCCGACCATCGACCCGGTCGGGCCGATGAGCACGGCGTCAAGACCGTTACCGAGGAAGCAGTGGTAGTAATCAGCAGGCAGTTTCACGATTCTCTAACCCTTCAGTCCGGTCATGGTAATGCCTTCGACAAACGCGCGTTGCGCGATGAAAAACAGGATGAGCGTCGGCATCATCAGCGTCACGGAGGCGGCCATCAGCAGGTTCATCTGGGTGTCGAATTGCCCGTTGAGATAGGCCAGACCCACCGCCACCGTATACTTGCTGATTTCATTGAGGTAGAGCAACGGCCCCATGAAGTCGTTCCAGATGTCCTTGAAGCTCAAAATCCCGATCACGGTTAGCACCGGAATGCTGAGTGGGACGATGATCCGGAAGATCACCTGCAGGCGGTTAGCGCCATCGACGATGGCCGATTCTTCCAGTTCTTTAGGGATGGTGCGGAAGAACTGGCGCATCAGAAAGATTGCATACGCCTCGCCAAACCAGGCCGGGACGATCAGCGGATTGAAGGTGTTGATCCAGCCCATCTGGCTAAACAGGATGAAGCGCGGGATGAGCAGCACGGCGCCGGGCAGCATCAGTGTCGCCAGCAGGATGCCGAAGATCAGGTCCCTACCGGGCGCTTCCAGCCTGGCGAAGCCATAGGCGACCAGCGTGCACGAGATCAGTCGACCGGTGATCATCCCGACTTCCAGGATAAGGGTGTTCTTGATGAACACCTGGAAGGGCAGGTAGGGATTGCTGAAGACATCCGCGAAGTTCGACCACTGGATCGGGTCAGGAAACCACTGAGGCGGCCACCGGTAAATCTGATGCTCAGGCTTCAGCGCGGAAAGGATCATCCAGAAGAAAGGAAACAGGAAAAGCAGGCTAAGGCCAATCAGCAGGGCGTAAACAACGCCCTTATGGAGGATATCCCCGAGGTTGTAGTCTTGGCGCCTGGCAGCCGGCGCTGGCCGGGAGGTCGTCTGGATAGCCATGGTTTGCTCCCTTTACCCGTAGAACACCCAGCGGTTGGAGGTGCGGTTGATCAGGTAGGTGATGGAGACAATCACAATGAAGAGCACCCAGGCCATCGCCGCCGCGTAACCCATCTTCAGGAAGCTGAAAGCATTTTGATACAGATACAGCA
This region includes:
- a CDS encoding carbohydrate ABC transporter permease, with the translated sequence MAIQTTSRPAPAARRQDYNLGDILHKGVVYALLIGLSLLFLFPFFWMILSALKPEHQIYRWPPQWFPDPIQWSNFADVFSNPYLPFQVFIKNTLILEVGMITGRLISCTLVAYGFARLEAPGRDLIFGILLATLMLPGAVLLIPRFILFSQMGWINTFNPLIVPAWFGEAYAIFLMRQFFRTIPKELEESAIVDGANRLQVIFRIIVPLSIPVLTVIGILSFKDIWNDFMGPLLYLNEISKYTVAVGLAYLNGQFDTQMNLLMAASVTLMMPTLILFFIAQRAFVEGITMTGLKG